A part of Candidatus Angelobacter sp. genomic DNA contains:
- a CDS encoding alcohol dehydrogenase catalytic domain-containing protein: protein MKAAYIQQTGPPEKIVYGELAAPKPGATQCLVKVGAVSVNPVDTYIRSGLVQMPLPFPFIVGCDLAGTVVEVGPQVTRFEPGDRVWGSNQGLLGRQGTFAEFCAVDECWLYPTPGGVSDEQAAAVALVGITACLGLSRDARLQKGETIFVNGGSGGVGSMVVQMARAVGTRVIA from the coding sequence ATGAAAGCCGCCTATATCCAACAAACCGGACCGCCGGAAAAAATCGTTTACGGGGAATTGGCCGCGCCAAAGCCCGGCGCGACACAATGCCTCGTCAAGGTCGGCGCGGTTTCGGTGAATCCCGTGGACACATACATTCGCAGCGGCCTCGTCCAGATGCCGCTTCCGTTCCCGTTCATCGTCGGCTGCGACCTGGCGGGTACCGTCGTCGAAGTGGGCCCTCAGGTGACGCGCTTTGAACCCGGGGACCGCGTCTGGGGCAGCAATCAGGGATTGCTTGGCCGCCAGGGCACGTTCGCGGAGTTCTGCGCCGTGGACGAGTGCTGGCTTTATCCGACACCCGGAGGCGTTTCTGACGAACAGGCCGCTGCCGTCGCGCTTGTCGGCATCACGGCGTGCCTGGGCCTGTCACGAGACGCCCGGCTGCAGAAAGGCGAGACAATTTTCGTCAACGGCGGCAGCGGTGGCGTCGGTTCGATGGTCGTGCAAATGGCCAGAGCCGTCGGGACACGCGTCATCGCCA
- a CDS encoding choice-of-anchor Q domain-containing protein — translation MKATLLFLLYLMASAVYGRGLAATITVTSTNDSGPGSLRAAIATAASGDTINFAVAGAIVLTTGELLVDKPLKIVGPGATNLVVQRSEAPGTPEFRVFHVEGTSPVIISGLTIGNGLVGATYANGGGVLNEGFLTLNDCVVGGNRATGEYSRGVGIYSSYGQSLTVSNCLFTGNVATGLYGEGGGIYALGKLTVVRCQFVDNTASDEGAGLDIDMFCVANISDSSFADNKLTGDSGRGAGICNHGNMNIRSSTISGNTASGNYGEGGGIYNYGEVVSVINCTFSGNSATGFYSRGGGIHNDALFREFSMNNCTISGNSAPEGSGIYNAGSRPGPVGLFALRNSIAAGNTGGADVESPGTFRSLGGNLVGTTNGVTFIFQASDRVNITAAALKLGPLADNGGPTLTRGLRSGSPAIDALQFDYPQTDQRGVRRPVGLRGDIGAFEGVLTNTPPTITCPPSSLLECSNGVAATISVNVSDADGDALTVVWKVDGVAYQTNSVPAGTPTNSTSVEFTASFESGEHDVLVTVTDGESEPANCSTVVTVHDTTPPTVRRAVAMPDVLWPPNGRLVPVRIIVQASDNCGPVHCRIKSVRSNEAVHEHGRGDKSPDWIITGELALRLRAERSGNGRGRIYTITVECEDVAGNKTLHDVTVTVPHNHVEGDDGRK, via the coding sequence ATGAAAGCCACCTTGCTATTCCTCTTGTATTTGATGGCGTCGGCCGTGTACGGGCGCGGACTGGCAGCGACGATCACGGTGACCTCCACGAACGACAGTGGCCCCGGCTCGCTGCGGGCGGCGATCGCCACTGCAGCTTCCGGCGACACGATTAACTTTGCGGTTGCAGGAGCCATCGTCCTGACTACCGGCGAATTGTTGGTGGACAAGCCGCTAAAAATTGTTGGCCCGGGCGCCACCAATCTTGTGGTGCAACGTAGCGAAGCCCCGGGAACGCCCGAATTCCGAGTCTTTCACGTTGAGGGAACCTCGCCAGTAATCATTTCCGGTCTGACCATCGGCAACGGACTTGTTGGCGCGACGTACGCCAATGGTGGAGGCGTCTTGAACGAAGGGTTTCTTACGCTGAATGATTGTGTGGTCGGCGGCAATCGCGCCACAGGCGAATACAGCCGGGGCGTCGGAATCTATAGCAGTTATGGTCAAAGCCTGACGGTCAGCAACTGTCTTTTCACCGGAAACGTGGCAACGGGTCTCTACGGAGAAGGCGGTGGCATCTACGCCCTCGGCAAGCTGACCGTGGTTCGCTGTCAGTTCGTGGACAATACTGCGTCAGACGAGGGCGCCGGATTGGATATCGACATGTTTTGCGTCGCCAACATCAGCGACAGCAGTTTTGCCGACAACAAACTCACGGGGGATTCCGGACGCGGCGCGGGTATCTGTAACCACGGAAACATGAACATTCGCTCCAGTACAATCAGCGGCAATACTGCTTCCGGCAACTACGGCGAAGGAGGCGGCATTTACAATTACGGAGAAGTGGTAAGTGTTATCAACTGCACTTTCAGCGGCAATTCCGCGACCGGCTTCTACAGCCGGGGGGGTGGCATCCACAACGACGCGCTTTTCCGGGAATTCTCGATGAATAATTGCACGATCAGCGGCAACTCCGCTCCGGAAGGCAGCGGCATTTACAATGCCGGAAGTCGTCCGGGTCCCGTGGGATTGTTTGCCCTCCGCAACAGTATTGCCGCCGGAAACACCGGGGGCGCTGACGTGGAAAGTCCCGGCACCTTCAGGTCCCTCGGGGGCAACCTGGTGGGAACGACCAACGGTGTTACTTTCATTTTTCAGGCCAGTGATCGCGTGAACATCACGGCTGCAGCGTTGAAACTGGGTCCCCTGGCCGACAACGGCGGACCCACGTTGACGCGAGGTTTGCGGTCCGGGAGTCCGGCCATCGACGCCCTCCAGTTCGATTACCCGCAGACAGATCAACGCGGAGTGAGACGGCCGGTCGGCCTGCGAGGAGACATCGGCGCCTTCGAAGGCGTGCTCACCAACACACCGCCGACGATCACCTGTCCCCCATCCTCCTTGCTCGAATGTTCCAATGGTGTTGCCGCGACAATTTCCGTGAATGTTTCGGACGCGGACGGCGATGCCCTGACCGTCGTGTGGAAAGTGGATGGAGTCGCCTACCAGACGAACAGCGTGCCTGCTGGAACGCCCACAAACTCCACAAGCGTCGAATTCACCGCAAGCTTCGAATCTGGTGAACACGATGTTCTGGTCACCGTAACCGACGGCGAGTCCGAACCGGCAAACTGTTCGACCGTCGTCACCGTGCATGACACGACCCCGCCAACCGTCCGCCGGGCTGTGGCCATGCCGGACGTCCTCTGGCCGCCGAACGGCCGTCTGGTGCCCGTGCGAATCATTGTCCAGGCGAGCGACAATTGTGGCCCGGTTCATTGCAGAATCAAGTCGGTCAGGAGCAACGAGGCGGTTCATGAACACGGTCGCGGCGATAAATCGCCCGACTGGATCATCACCGGCGAACTTGCTTTGAGGCTGCGCGCAGAGCGGTCAGGCAATGGCCGCGGACGCATCTATACCATCACGGTCGAATGCGAGGACGTGGCTGGCAACAAAACTTTGCACGACGTGACGGTCACCGTGCCGCACAACCACGTCGAGGGCGATGACGGGCGCAAATGA